A portion of the Juglans microcarpa x Juglans regia isolate MS1-56 chromosome 1D, Jm3101_v1.0, whole genome shotgun sequence genome contains these proteins:
- the LOC121262941 gene encoding pentatricopeptide repeat-containing protein At1g01970 isoform X1 codes for MLMGTYACNMLIYPHSTYPLTNDCRKTIYSPLVNFILKTPRNIGFGKLRCRLIAPDVEQIEKTVIDQIEKPRFKWVEIGRNIPEAQKKAIAELPPKMTKRCKALMRQIICFTPQKGSFSDLLAAWVRIMKPRRADWLTVLKELRTMDHPLYLKVAELALLEESFEANIRDYTKIIHAYGKQNQLQDAERTLSAMKSKGFTCDQVTLTTMIHMYSKAGNLVLAEDTFEQLKLLGQPLDKRSYGSMIMAYIRAGMPKQGEILLTEMDAQEVYAGSEVYKALLRAYSMIGDSEGAQRVFDAIQCAGLPPDVKLCGLLITAYGMAGQSQKARFAFENMRRAGIEPSDKCIALLLAAFEKENRLNKALEFLVSLERDGIMLGKEASEILARWFRRLGVVEEVGLVLREYAVGQANFKVPSS; via the exons ATGCTCATGGGCACCTATGCTTGTAACATGCTCATTTATCCCCACTCGACTTATCCATTAACGAATGATTGTAGGAAAACTATTTACTCTCCATTGgtaaactttattttaaaaactccCAGAAATATTGGCTTTGGTAAACTCCGTTGTCGATTGATTGCTCCGGATGTGGAACAGATAGAAAAAACAGTAATTGATCAAATAGAGAAACCAAGGTTTAAGTGGGTAGAGATAGGACGTAACATCCCAGAAGCCCAAAAAAAGGCCATAGCTGAACTCCCTCCTAAGATGACCAAACGATGTAAGGCCCTGATGAGGCAGATTATCTGCTTCACTCCTCAGAAAGGAAGTTTTTCTGATTTGTTGGCGGCTTGGGTGAGGATTATGAAGCCTCGGAGAGCTGACTGGCTTACGGTTCTTAAAGAATTGAGAACAATGGATCATCCACTTTATCTAAAG GTTGCAGAACTTGCCCTCCTAGAAGAATCGTTTGAAGCCAATATTCGTGACTATACTAAAATAATTCATGCTTATGGGAAGCAAAACCAACTTCAAGATGCTGAAAGGACCCTGTCAGCCATGAAGAGTAAAGGCTTTACCTGTGACCAGGTAACTCTTACAACCATGATTCACATGTACAGCAAAGCTGGCAATCTTGTGCTAGCTGAAGACACTTTTGAACAACTAAAGCTGCTAGGACAACCTTTGGATAAGAGATCGTATGGCTCAATGATCATGGCCTACATCCGAGCCGGAATGCCCAAGCAGGGAGAGATTTTACTTACCGAAATGGATGCCCAAGAAGTATATGCAGGAAGTGAGGTTTACAAGGCACTGTTGAGAGCATACTCCATGATTGGTGATTCTGAAGGAGCTCAAAGAGTGTTTGATGCAATTCAGTGCGCTGGTCTACCCCCTGATGTTAAGCTGTGCGGGCTCCTTATAACTGCTTATGGAATGGCAGGTCAAAGTCAAAAGGCACGCTTTGCATTTGAAAATATGAGGAGGGCTGGTATTGAACCAAGTGATAAATGTATAGCGTTGCTGTTGGCTgcatttgaaaaggaaaataggCTTAATAAAGCATTGGAGTTTCTGGTAAGTTTAGAGAGAGATGGCATAATGCTTGGTAAAGAAGCTTCAGAAATACTAGCTAGATGGTTCCGGAGACTAGGGGTAGTAGAAGAAGTGGGGCTTGTTTTGCGAGAATATGCAGTAGGTCAAGCCAATTTCAAAGTTCCCTCTTCCTAG
- the LOC121262955 gene encoding LOB domain-containing protein 18: protein MSANPSSSGGSGGGGSSSSGGGGGPCGACKFLRRKCVPGCIFAPYFDSEQGAAHFAAVHKVFGASNVSKLLLHIPVHKRLDAVVTICYEAQARLRDPVYGCVAHIFALQQQVVNLQAELSYLQAHLATLELPSPLPPHQQPTMIAPPPLSIADLPSASSMPVTYDLSSLFDPMVQPSWVMQQRPMDPRQLGGSGSLSASGSTDHLQALMARELLHRHGSPPPGTVPCSTPSPSPSLSK from the exons atgaGTGCAAACCCTAGTAGTAGTGGTGGAAGTGGTGGCGGAGGAAGCAGCAGCAGCGGTGGCGGCGGAGGGCCATGCGGGGCGTGCAAGTTTTTGCGGAGGAAGTGTGTTCCCGGCTGTATATTTGCGCCTTACTTTGACTCGGAGCAAGGGGCAGCCCATTTCGCAGCCGTGCACAAGGTGTTTGGAGCTAGCAACGTTTCCAAGCTTCTTTTGCATATTCCGGTGCATAAGAGGCTCGATGCGGTGGTAACAATATGTTATGAGGCACAGGCTCGGCTTAGAGATCCGGTATACGGCTGTGTTGCTCACATCTTCGCTCTTCAACAACAG GTGGTGAATTTACAAGCAGAACTCTCCTACTTACAAGCCCACCTTGCAACATTGGAGCTACCATCGCCGCTGCCGCCTCATCAACAACCAACGATGATTGCACCGCCACCACTTTCCATCGCCGATCTCCCTTCAGCTTCCTCCATGCCTGTTACGTACGATTTATCATCGCTTTTTGATCCCATGGTGCAACCCTCATGGGTCATGCAACAGCGACCTATGGATCCACGCCAATTAGGAGGCAGTGGTTCATTATCTGCTAGTGGCAGTACTGATCACCTCCAAGCATTAATGGCGCGCGAACTCCTCCATAGACATGGGTCTCCACCACCCGGGACAGTGCCGTGCTCAACTCCTTCACCATCACCATCTCTCTCCAAATGA
- the LOC121262941 gene encoding pentatricopeptide repeat-containing protein At1g01970 isoform X2 — protein sequence MTKRCKALMRQIICFTPQKGSFSDLLAAWVRIMKPRRADWLTVLKELRTMDHPLYLKVAELALLEESFEANIRDYTKIIHAYGKQNQLQDAERTLSAMKSKGFTCDQVTLTTMIHMYSKAGNLVLAEDTFEQLKLLGQPLDKRSYGSMIMAYIRAGMPKQGEILLTEMDAQEVYAGSEVYKALLRAYSMIGDSEGAQRVFDAIQCAGLPPDVKLCGLLITAYGMAGQSQKARFAFENMRRAGIEPSDKCIALLLAAFEKENRLNKALEFLVSLERDGIMLGKEASEILARWFRRLGVVEEVGLVLREYAVGQANFKVPSS from the exons ATGACCAAACGATGTAAGGCCCTGATGAGGCAGATTATCTGCTTCACTCCTCAGAAAGGAAGTTTTTCTGATTTGTTGGCGGCTTGGGTGAGGATTATGAAGCCTCGGAGAGCTGACTGGCTTACGGTTCTTAAAGAATTGAGAACAATGGATCATCCACTTTATCTAAAG GTTGCAGAACTTGCCCTCCTAGAAGAATCGTTTGAAGCCAATATTCGTGACTATACTAAAATAATTCATGCTTATGGGAAGCAAAACCAACTTCAAGATGCTGAAAGGACCCTGTCAGCCATGAAGAGTAAAGGCTTTACCTGTGACCAGGTAACTCTTACAACCATGATTCACATGTACAGCAAAGCTGGCAATCTTGTGCTAGCTGAAGACACTTTTGAACAACTAAAGCTGCTAGGACAACCTTTGGATAAGAGATCGTATGGCTCAATGATCATGGCCTACATCCGAGCCGGAATGCCCAAGCAGGGAGAGATTTTACTTACCGAAATGGATGCCCAAGAAGTATATGCAGGAAGTGAGGTTTACAAGGCACTGTTGAGAGCATACTCCATGATTGGTGATTCTGAAGGAGCTCAAAGAGTGTTTGATGCAATTCAGTGCGCTGGTCTACCCCCTGATGTTAAGCTGTGCGGGCTCCTTATAACTGCTTATGGAATGGCAGGTCAAAGTCAAAAGGCACGCTTTGCATTTGAAAATATGAGGAGGGCTGGTATTGAACCAAGTGATAAATGTATAGCGTTGCTGTTGGCTgcatttgaaaaggaaaataggCTTAATAAAGCATTGGAGTTTCTGGTAAGTTTAGAGAGAGATGGCATAATGCTTGGTAAAGAAGCTTCAGAAATACTAGCTAGATGGTTCCGGAGACTAGGGGTAGTAGAAGAAGTGGGGCTTGTTTTGCGAGAATATGCAGTAGGTCAAGCCAATTTCAAAGTTCCCTCTTCCTAG